Part of the Sphingobium lignivorans genome is shown below.
CAGGAACAGGCTCGCCACGCCATAGTCGTCGCCATTGCCGCCGGTCACGGTCGCTTCCTCGGCAGAAAGACCGAGCACAGCGAGCACGGCGCGGCGATGCTCGTCGAAGCGGGTTTCGGCAAGGCAGGTTTCGACGGACTCGCGCACCGCATCGTTGCGAGCGGTCTGCGGGTCGGGCTTCACGCTCCACAGGTGCGAGCCGACGATGGCATGGGCGACCATGAGACGCAGCGCGACCGCCGGATGGCTAAGGAGAGCGGCCCGCACCGCCGCATGGCGATGGAGATGGACATAGGCGGCGAGGGTGCTGGTGAGTTCGGCGCGCCCCGGCTTCGTCCCGCTCGCGGGGGTCGCGCCCGTTTCAGCGCGGCGGGCTTCCTTGCGCGTGAGATAGCCCTCATGGAACACCACCTCGCCATTGGCGCGCAGGGCAATATAGACGCGCCCGCCCTTGCGCTTCTGCGCGCGTTCATGCTCCCAGGTCTGGAAATGCTCGCCGGGCGGCACGATCACGACATCGCTCCAGCCATTTTCCAGATAGGCGGCCTTCTTGGTCTCGATCGCCGCATTCTGTGCGGTCCAGAAGGCATCAGCGTCCGCGAAATAGCGGTCCTCGCCGAAAAGATCGCCGGTGATCGGCCCCTTGAAGCTGTCCACGTCGAACAGGGCGTGCCTGACCGGGATCGCCTGTCCTCCGAACAGCCATGCCTTCACCTGATGCCCGGTCGGCGCCCGGGCTTGCGGATCGTCGATCAGCGCCAGCCATGCCTTTTGCTGGCTCTTGCTGGCCAGGGTCAGGTGGCGGACAGTGGCCGCATCGATCTTCTCCCTGCGGTAGAGATCGCGGATACGCGGGAGCAGATTGCCAAGGGCGAGGACGCGCCGGACCGTCAACTCGGGCAGCCCGAAGGTCTCCGAAATGTCGGCCACGTCGCGGCCTTCCCTGACCAGCCGGGCGAAGCTCTCCCACTGGGTCACCTCGTCGGGGTCGAGCCGCGCCATGTTCTCGATCATCGAGGCTTCGATGGCGGCGGCATCATCGCCGTCCCCGAGAATGGCGCAGGGCAAAGGCCCGTGGTCGATGCCTTCGGCGCGGGCAATGCCATCGGCGGTCCAGCGCCGCGCGCCTGCGACGATGCCGCAACGGCCTTCGTCATTGGCGGGCTTGACCAGCAGCGGCAGTATGATGCCGCGCTTGCGGACAGTGGCGATGATGTCGCTCACGTCCGGGGCGCGTCTGCCGTAGCGAATATTTGTCTTGTCGATGAACAGCTTGTCATGATCGATGAAGTCGAGTTTCATGGGACTACTCCTTTTGAGTGCCGGTCCCGTTGATCTTGCCGGATGGCGGGACCGGCTTTCTGATCGGCGGCGAACGGCCGCCCGCGTCATCCGCCGTTGCCGGTCGGAAGCTCGGAAGCGCCGCGCGCTGCGCGGCGGAGCAGCGATTCGGCTTGGAGGATCGAACCGGCGCGGCGCGCCCATTCGGCCCAGACCGACAGCGGCCGGTCCGTCCCGAACGCGATGTCGCGTTCGATGCGCAGGCCGTACGGCAGGCGGACGCTGGCGATTTCGGACAGGCTGAACACCCCGAGCCCGGGGCAGCCGAACCCGAGATCGGCAAGGCCGAACAGGGTGTCGTCATCCTCGTGAAGCTCGGTCGCCAGCCATGTGGCAGCGCTCAGCGGATTGAACAATTTGACCAGGGGCAGCGGATCGTGGCCGGGCAAATTGATTTTGCCAGCG
Proteins encoded:
- a CDS encoding DUF2958 domain-containing protein, producing MILLTPGLRAALRANAGKINLPGHDPLPLVKLFNPLSAATWLATELHEDDDTLFGLADLGFGCPGLGVFSLSEIASVRLPYGLRIERDIAFGTDRPLSVWAEWARRAGSILQAESLLRRAARGASELPTGNGG
- a CDS encoding ParB/RepB/Spo0J family partition protein, producing the protein MKLDFIDHDKLFIDKTNIRYGRRAPDVSDIIATVRKRGIILPLLVKPANDEGRCGIVAGARRWTADGIARAEGIDHGPLPCAILGDGDDAAAIEASMIENMARLDPDEVTQWESFARLVREGRDVADISETFGLPELTVRRVLALGNLLPRIRDLYRREKIDAATVRHLTLASKSQQKAWLALIDDPQARAPTGHQVKAWLFGGQAIPVRHALFDVDSFKGPITGDLFGEDRYFADADAFWTAQNAAIETKKAAYLENGWSDVVIVPPGEHFQTWEHERAQKRKGGRVYIALRANGEVVFHEGYLTRKEARRAETGATPASGTKPGRAELTSTLAAYVHLHRHAAVRAALLSHPAVALRLMVAHAIVGSHLWSVKPDPQTARNDAVRESVETCLAETRFDEHRRAVLAVLGLSAEEATVTGGNGDDYGVASLFLRLLNLSDPALMEVIVLVMGETLAVGSAAVDAVGACLTVDMADWWQADAALFELIRDKEVLGQIVAEMAGEQVASANADETTMTLKRIVRDHLDGKDGRTRVERWVPKWMAFPPAAYTARGGVATVAAHARVEAARAMLAGEAEAEPVAHAA